In a genomic window of Rhinoderma darwinii isolate aRhiDar2 chromosome 10, aRhiDar2.hap1, whole genome shotgun sequence:
- the UBE2M gene encoding NEDD8-conjugating enzyme Ubc12 — protein sequence MIKLFSLKQQKKEEESAGGTKGSSKKASAAQLRIQKDINELNLPKTCEIEFSDHDDLLNFKLVICPDEGFYKGGKFVFSFKVGQGYPHDPPKVKCETMVYHPNIDLEGNVCLNILREDWKPVLTINSIIYGLQYLFLEPNPEDPLNKEAAEVLQNNRRLFEQNVQRSMRGGYIGSTYFERCLK from the exons ATGATCAAACTCTTCTCCTTAAAGCagcagaagaaggaggaggaatcTGCTGGCGGCACCAAGGGGAGCAGCAAGAAGGCTTCCGCCGCACAGCTCCGCATCCAGAAAG ATATTAATGAACTGAATTTGCCGAAGACGTGCGAAATAGAATTCTCAGACCACGACGACCTTCTTAATTTCAAGCTAGTCATCTGCCCCGATGAG GGTTTTTACAAAGGTGGAAAATTTGTCTTCAGTTTTAAG GTCGGACAGGGCTACCCCCACGACCCGCCAAAAGTGAAGTGTGAGACAATGGTATATCATCCAAACATAGACCTAGAGGGTAACGTCTGCCTAAATATTCTAAG GGAGGACTGGAAGCCTGTACTCACAATAAACTCTATAATATATGGCCTGCAGTATCTTTTCTTG gagCCAAACCCTGAAGACCCGTTAAATAAAGAAGCGGCCGAAGTTCTTCAGAACAACAGACGCCTGTTTGAACAGAACGTGCAGCGGTCCATGCGGGGGGGTTACATAGGATCCACCTACTTTGAACGCTGCCTGAAATAG